From Rhododendron vialii isolate Sample 1 chromosome 7a, ASM3025357v1:
AATAATCTTTGTTGATATAATGCTGAACTTACTTGAATCCATGGGTGTGGAGAATTTTTCTGCCCCCATTGTTTGAACATTCCTTTCCACTCACTTCAAATAGATCCTCTCCACTTTGTGGCACCTCAACCTTCCATTTCCTTGCTGCAGCCACCACCACTTGACAGAATCTAGAGAGAGGATTCCCCCTAGGAGTGAAATGCCTGTACCTAGGGGTCCCCACAAGAAACAAGACCAGAGCCAAGGTGGCAGACCCAGCAGATGCCCAAAAGCCCAGGGCCCACATGCCTTTGTCTTCAAAATAGACCAGAATGGTGTTTGAAAATAGGGAGCCAAGGTTCAAGGCCAAGTAGAAGTAGCTGAAGAAGGCCACCTTGTAGTGCCCTTCCTTGGAGTCCTCTTCATCAAATTGATCTGCTCCAAATGTTGCAATGTTGGGTTGGTACCCTCCATTTCCAAGGGCAATTAGGTAAATTGATAGGTAGAACAGTCCGAGTTGGGCGCTCGAGTGGGACCCACATGGAGTTTGTTCATTCCCACAACCAGCAGGTTTGACTAAGAAAATATAGGATGAAAGTGATAGTGATACCAAACCCTGCCATCAAACATATGCCCATGTGAATACAAAATGACTCAAACATGTAATTCATTACAATACAGAGATGTAAGTAATGTGAAAATCCGCATCGGATCCTATCTCATTCTTCCCTAGTTACCTGTCTTGGACTCCCTTCCTCTCACACGATCAAAGGACCGGAGAGGATCAGGGGCGGACCCACCATAGGGCCCGTGGGATCACATGCCCCCAcgccctttaaaaaaaaaaatttgtggttatatatatatatatatattatttatgttgaatgcATGTAAGTAGTTGTCTGTTGGTGCAGTGGTAAAGTGTTCTCCTTCTAACAAGAGGTGGTGGGTTCGTGGTCTCCCCCATGCTCTCCTGCAAGGCACTAGAAAATAGTAGTGAgtatcttgttttttatattattcGTGGGTTCGAGTTTACCCCCACGTTACATTTGTATACTTTTTGTCCCAAAAACTGTAATAGCAAAGTtagtaatagaaaaatagaCGATGAACATATGATAATGTTATTTTAATGCATTTAGTCAAGGTACACAAATTTGCCCAAGTAgctaattattaaaattatatacttaaaaattgttaatttatcatgaatgctaaaattattttgaagtaAATATGCTTAATTGTAACTCATATATtacggttacaaaaaaaattggtgccccCACTATGTCAAATTCATGGGTCCGCCACCGGAGAGGGTCCAAGATAAAATAATGGGAATCAAAGAAATGATTAACTGGCTAGATCTACACGAATCTGAAACAACTACTTTTCCAACCGAATATCTGTCTAACGAAGAGAAGCGGAACACgatgaaaaaattgattttgcgATAAAACTTACAACGACAAAGATGGCCTGAAAAATGGCACAAGTTTTGTATCGTCCCCAGTACGAGTCACTAAGGAAAGCACCAAGGAGGGAGAAGATGTAGACAGTGCCAGTCCATTTGCTAACACTATTTGCAGCCTCAGCATTGTCTTGGCCAATCACTCTTGTAAGAAACAGCACCAAGTTGACACCAACCCCAAAGAATGCCAGTGTAGCAAGCCCTTGGTTAACTGATTCATCATTCATTCAATCAAAGAAACAGAGTTATTGCCTATGGATAGAGAGCGGACTCAAGAAAACCTCTAAATTATGTGAGACAGTTAGCTTAATTACTTTAACCGCTGATTCGATAGTTAGTCATATATGCGTAATCAACATGGACTTACCTAGTATTAGAATTCCAGCAAACCATGTTCCAGTTCTCCGTCGGATTGCAGGGCGACCATGTCGATCAACGGTCCCATCAAGTGTGCTAGTCTCTTCTTCCTTGATGTTTTTCTTCATGTCAATGATCGCCTGGAAGAAATTGAATATATTTAGATTCTTGATATGTTCTATAAACAAAATTCAAGTTACATGGTGCCGATATTACCAAAATTAATGAAGTTCCTggaaaaaaattccacaaattTCTGCAATCTTCAAAAGTTCATAAGAGCTGCAATATGGTGACAATTATGATGCACTAATCAAACACTCAACGCCACTTGTGGATATTTACCTGATCGAACATCAGTAGTTACATGATCAAACATACGGAATATGTATGTTAGTGAATTTGTGAATATGTTCATGCCCCTACCATGTCTAATCAGTGTAAATATTGGCACGTGTTACCAACTCACCGAACCAAACATCAAACATGGCCCGGAATGGCCCTCATAGAGTCACAGGCAACCTCAGTCTCCAATTAAGGTGATAATCCAAATATTTCGAGAATTAAAATACCTTTTAAACCGATTTTAAAACAATTATTAAAATGGTCCCATGCATGCTTGCATCATTAGTCTTAAACCATCTAATGATGAGGACGGATAAAACATTAATCCTAATACGGAGTTCACTTGGACCGTGCATCACTGCATGCATGGTTTTCTATTCACAATTCAGCAGCTACTATATTCagttttgagaaagaaaaaaaaatcaaattgtatCAATGATTCATGAGCCTATAATTGGAAGAAATACAAAACGAATGAAAGATGACCATCTTTGTATCTACGTGcctaacgagagagagagagagagagagagagagagagagagagagagtcaactAACCAGCTTTAAGCAAGCCATTGGTGCtgtctcacacacacactcaaaaaaaaaaggatcacaATGCAAGACAAATGGAGAGAcaaggagagaggaggagaaataTTTTGAGCTATGCGCGCAAGAGAAGTGATAAAGAGAGGTGGAGAAGAAgtgatatatatagagagagaaaggtgtgGGATGATAAAATGAATAGCTAGATGATAAAACTTTTGTTGAAAGACGTGGCCTAGTCCACTACCTACTTGAGAAGAAATagaaaagttcaaatttttcaGAGAATAAAAAGGTAAGAGGGTTAACCAGCATGTAGTGATCATCATTTCCCTAACTAACGAAGCTGGATAAGAAGGGCTTAGAAAGACCAAATAACGCAAGGTATCACAATCGGATATCAACATGTGTTATGTCAAGACGGACTTGAGTCATAACACATACGACGCTAGGATCTGGCCGTCGACGGCTACAAAAATGAATAtggtaaaaagaaaacaaaaaacggTGACAAAGAAATGAGTTGGAAgcaacacatgattttttattttttatttttttttggggggggggggggggaaagagCAAAACAAAAGAAGCTAATTAAGCGTGAAATGGTTGGATACATAGAAGTTCATGAACAAAAGATACATGTCCCTTTCACAGATAACATGGGATTGGCTGTACTCGACAATGATGTTTGTTGTCATTGTTGACATTAAAAAAATGTAGTTTACACATGGGCGGAGCTACATGTTGTCGAGTGAGGTCACTTAACCCCATCGACTTCCACATTAGCCCATTAATCTAAACAAAATTTCGCTATATTTGGAATTTGACCCCACAAATCTAATGAAAATtgccgaacaaaaaaaaaatttctaatgaAAATTGATTAGTGCCAAGTATGAATACACATTTGCTAACTTCTGCACTTAGACGTCCAAAAATATCGAGATATTTGTTGCATATTAACGCTTCCCAAAAGGCCGTCAACAACTAATCATTTTCTGGCAATAACAATATTCAAATAGTATTAATTAGCAAATTCGAATAACATCAAGTACGTTTCTAACCCCACTACCCCAGATTCCTAACTCCGCCACTGACTTTACATTTTGCATCTTAATCCTTTTGGGGCATGATCTTAATGATCTGTGgtcggcttctctctctccctccctccctctaaatatatatagaaatacGTATACATATACGAAgtatataaaattataaatacaTGTAATCTTTGCACTTATCGTCATACAAATGTGCGACTTTTCCTTTCTGGGAGGACTTTTGGCCGTGGAACCCATAAGGCCGTAATATCCCACTTATCTCAGCCTCTTGTGGCCCAAAAAACGGTTCACGTAACGTAGTTTTCGTTGTCgtcattaattaaaaaatacaataaaggGTGCTCAAAAGCTAATATTTTTAGGGTGGGAATAAACAAATTAGtttattaaaggaaaagaaccaGCTGCATGCctccaacaaaaataaattaataaagaTAAAGCTCATGGGATCGAAGTGGAAGTTTGAATGGAAACAATTAACCACAAAAAGAGGGTCAATTTCTAGAATTGCACTCCAACCAAAAAAGCTAATTAAAATCCAAGTTTGTAAGAtggtcggtttttttttttcggaaaaaaaaattttattgatagaATTCGATAAGGATACATCAAATACGAGTTAAACCTTTTGAGACTTAGCACAAGGCTAATTATATAACCAAGAATTAACAAGAAACCAAAACATGGAACGTACCCAAAACTCAGCATTCCATTGGTTTGTTTGTGACATCGGTCTACAATTAATCTAGTTCATATCATAGTGTATAAAGCCACGCACATAAGGTGAAGAGGTGCTGGTTTACACAATTACGTGGGTATACATAGATAACCGCATTTGTAGGAACACATACGATACATTTGTTGTCAGTACGGCGGCTAGCTATACATTATCGATCTTAAATAAAGTTCAACCCCGAAAGCTAGCATCAAAGTTAGGGTTTCCTCGTGTTTACGTACTTCCCATCACTTTCGGACACCAAttatgtgggacttcgcttcaaaGCACTATAAGCAAAACAACATTGCAACTTTTTAGAGTTGTTGAAAGGTATATTTGGCTTCGATATATCAGAAATAAATTACATGGTTATGCATGAATAATCTATAAATCATAGGACtcatgaaaacaaaacaaattactGCACTATATTTGTCAACTTGTTAATTTCTACTAAAATTTTCCGAGGAAATTAATGGGTGTCTGAGTCTGAGGCCCCCAGAAAGGGGAAAGGGATTGAACAGAATCATATAACCCAACTAGGGGaggtttttctcttcttcttgttcgCGGGTACTACTGGTGGAGTAATCACCTAATTAATCCTTGAAAATTATTGGTACCAATATACACACAAAATTTGTACAACTGTGACTATGAGACCCTTATCCAATTTATACAACTTGCTCTGGGATAGGACTTGTCTGAAGTGGTGATCATGATTATCTTGGGATTTTCAGGATGAGTTTTCTGATTTGGTACTTTGGGCCACTGTAATTTTGGGTTCTTTCAATCTTTattgattgtatttttttttttcctcgcagGCCTCTTATGGTACCCCAATTTATGTGGTTCATATTTAGTCTTGTCTCGATATACTCTTTgtcgagtttctaataaaattttgttgcttataaaaaaacaaaaaacaaagaggcCCTTATCCAACTACAATTGTTATTTAGTCATCAGTGGAAgtactaaaaacataaaatggTAAAATGAAATATCAGAAAATAAGGGTTCATTAATTTCATGAGAAAAAGTTCTTTCCGGATCAACTGGACAAGggggctgtccggacagccccCGTGTGGGCCCCCTTCGCGCGcttttttggaaaattcaaaCCGTGCATTTTGTAGGATCCGCAAAATAATATATCtacacaaaaaaatcaatttgtccgaacatcaataggtatgtcaaaagttgagtttatacATGAAAAAATGGTCGACCGTGATCTGTCaactgtttttaaagttaaactgttcATGGTCGTCCATTTTTCCgtgtaaaaactcaacttttgatgTACCTATCGATGTCTGaacaagctaattttttgcataaatacattattttgtgGGCCCTACAAGATGCACGATTtggattttcccaaaaaaacGCGTTAAGGGGGCCCACACAgggctgtccggacagccccCTAGTCCGGTTGATCCGGACGGAACTTATTCTCTCTAATTTCATAGGTGATTGTGTTTCGGTGAATCCCATATCGTAGGATATTCTAGAACGTAATTTTGTTTCGGTTGAAATATCGATTGGTACCGGCCAATACTGCACCAGGTACCTGTTGATCCAAGATGGTAGGATATAACAATTTTTTAGATAAATATACATATAATGGtagatattttgttgtggaaaAACAACACTAATGGCATAAATAGTACCAGCTTGTATTTTACCAGCTCCGGTACATaccattgcaaaaaaaaaaacttgtactctggccggtacggtattcattACATTGCTTCCCCGATATAATTCAGTGCGCATTTTgaagaatgagtttttgaaGAATGAATTAATTGAGATCAATCTAAATCTAAAAAATCTTTCTATAGGCCCGGTGGAAGAGTAGTGATCAAGGTGATATGATCGTGCTGATTAGATTGCTTAGTGAGTTGTTTGGAACAGTTCGTCATAATCTTGAGTACTTGCTATATTACGTATGTAGTAATTTAGACCAAGAAAAATTGCCATGAAATTCTGAGTTTTCCGCCAACATTGTGGATTAGAATTTGACGTTTGAAGTTAATTACTTTGTGCCCGTCAAGTTTTCCTCCCATAAGCGTGCTTATCGTGTAGTTTTCCTCGGGGACGGAGACAGAAATTTTGGTTAGTGGGGtcaaaaattagattcatatgcaatatattttttctagtcacaagtccaaaaataactaaattaaaaggttaattataagatcgatatgcactaataattcatttttgcctcataattggccccaaaagacttattatatttaaaaaataatacatgaTAGTCTCATTTCTAGCACTATCAACTCTCGAAAAGAAGAGAACGTTTGGAATTTCTATGCACTTAAAACAAGTTCGGAtaatttagagattttttgtggggttaaAATAGCTAAATTATATCTATTCCTATGAAAATTTGAggtcaaattaataaaaatggaGTAAAAATTATACCTATACCAAGGGAACTTTGGCAGCAAGTGGGGTTGGCCGCCCTTTCTTGTACCCATGTGCCTCCGCCCCTGGTTTTCCTCCCATAAGCGTCCTCAGTTGTGCTAGGTCTGGTTAAACCCATCCGTCgaggaatgagagagagagagagagagagagagagagagagagagagagagagagattacacaAAAACATAATAAGCATAGTGTATTGTCTAACACAAAGTCATCGTTGTTCAAAGAAAAGATGAATTTCTAATTTATATTGGTGCGAGTAATGGATAAAAaactaaacttatttttttaattttcttatatGTGATTTTATATAAAACTGATTGAAAGTTACTCAATTGTGACaaccccaacaaaaaaaattcagatcaGCCACTAGTGTTCGCTACATCTTTCTAATTGTGGCTAAATCTATTATGCAGGGtgattttgaattaaaaagtagaattggcttcttttttatgactttatttaaaaaaaaagttagcatttgttagttttgcgttaaacttttatgactattgattcgtctcgacgagaaaaatcagaaaagtaaaaaattataatcgaaacccataattttttaaataaagacaaaaataagtcaaaaacttttttatttctttttattatctttttgaaaaaaattatgagtttcgatactTTTTCGATTACTCCCAACGAGATGAGTCAATAAGTCActaaagtttgacgcaaaactaataaatgcgaaaaaaattaaataaacacgaaaaaaaattgactttttaatCAAAAACTAGCCGTCGAAGTACTATTATTTGTCCACCTCCATTTGTCCTGGCTTGCCTCATGTTCCACGAGGTCTTCTGGAAGTTGTCGGAGAGCATAGATGAATTCACGAGGATTGAAGAGGTTTTAGGAGTggcggtggagagagagagagagagagagagagagttgagggATGTAGAAGAGAGAAAGTGGAGTGAGTTGAGTAGAGTGAGCCAAGTGTCTCATCCTCGTCCATTTTTATCTACCCACCATATATATTGAAGTTAATTAATTTCTCTTCTTCCGTGGATGTATTCAATTGCTGAACCATTTTAATTCCTTGTATTCTGTatgatttgtgcatgtgtgaTTTATAGGCAAACTTAGGGCACAAAATTAGTCGATCACCGTATATTCTCAACCCAGCGAGGATATATATGTAAAAGAAAATCgtcaaaataaatacacaaagacgaattatttgaaaaaaaaaaaaagaaaagaaattaaagtgCAACTATCTCATGTTATGTGCCCTAAAAGAGCAATTAAAAGATGAAGTAGCTTTACGAAGGAAGGATATCGCAATCTGAAAAGGAAATCTGATGCAGAAAGGCTAGCTGGTGCTAATCCAGACATATAAGTCACTAATTAAAGTTAGGTTGGACGTAGTTTTCATGACCTAGAATCAATGACTTTGTGATGTGATCAGAAGAATCAAAGAAAACTCCAAATTGGTAGGTTAGACTTTGAGTCCAACTTTCACCACTTTAAATATATTATTGCATGTTTTTCCCAAGTGAAAGGGAACTTGAAAAGCAACGGCACGTATTCAATTCTCCCACGTCTCAGCTTTAATTTCCACTTGCTTATCATAAGACAAAGACAAAGACTACTACAAAGActaataaacaaaaagaaaggatCATTAGTCTTTCTACTTTTAATGATGTCATCAATTTAAGCCCTAAACTTTCCTGGTGGGGATGGATGCTGCCGAGCTCctcctgccgagcgggtgccgagtgGCCGATTTGGtcattcatctcggcaatcgatgTCTCGGATCTAAATCGAGCAATAGACGATTCAGATCCGTATGAGCTCAGATTAAATTCAAGTCGTCTGTGCCAAGATGAACGACCAAatgccgctcggcacccgcatGGCAGGAAGGTGCTTGGCAGCAACTTTCATTTTGTAGGtgaaaatgctacaatacataCGCAGTATATATGTACCATACAGAATCGATTTTAATTCATAACATTGTGAATGAAATTCGATCGTAAGATATCCATAATGTTTTTATTAAAGATTAATGTTTATTGAACGAAGATGGACAGGCTACATTTA
This genomic window contains:
- the LOC131334161 gene encoding protein NRT1/ PTR FAMILY 7.3-like; this translates as MACLKLAIIDMKKNIKEEETSTLDGTVDRHGRPAIRRRTGTWFAGILILVNQGLATLAFFGVGVNLVLFLTRVIGQDNAEAANSVSKWTGTVYIFSLLGAFLSDSYWGRYKTCAIFQAIFVVGLVSLSLSSYIFLVKPAGCGNEQTPCGSHSSAQLGLFYLSIYLIALGNGGYQPNIATFGADQFDEEDSKEGHYKVAFFSYFYLALNLGSLFSNTILVYFEDKGMWALGFWASAGSATLALVLFLVGTPRYRHFTPRGNPLSRFCQVVVAAARKWKVEVPQSGEDLFEVSGKECSNNGGRKILHTHGFKFLDRAAIITSKECTMQAKECHNPWRICPVTQVEEVKCVLRLLPIWLCTILYSVVFTQMASLFVEQGAAMKTKISSFHIPPASMSSFDILSVAAFIFVYRRVLDPLVTRLRKSSPRGLTELQRMGIGLIIAILAMVAAGTVEHFRLKHPQKTCTNCDGSSSLSIFWQVPQYVLIGASEVFMYVGQLEFFNAQAPDGLKSFGSALCMTSISLGNYVSSLLVSVVMKISTTDEMPGWIPGNLNRGHLDNFYFLLAALTTADLVVYVICARWYKYIKFEGINSEDNNGEFRV